The following proteins are co-located in the Nocardioides piscis genome:
- a CDS encoding DHA2 family efflux MFS transporter permease subunit, giving the protein MALVLISLAQLMVVLDSTIANIALPFIGNDLDIADANLSWIVTGYALTFGGFLLLGGRLADLYGRRRVFIIGVLVFALASLIGGVAQNEFMLLAARALQGTGAAMASPAALALITTTFPAGKERNRAFAVYAAMAGVGAAVGLLLGGWLTGLDYPLGIAGWRYTFLIVVPIGLAAAIMAPRYFDESERHTGWLDIPGAITGTGGLLAIVYGLSRAGDARHGWTDTTTIISLLGGVALLGVFLLVESRVEHPLMPFRIFRNKNRAAAFAVMMITPAAMFAMFFFLSLFIQNVVGYTPMRTGVAFLPFSIAMIISATAASKLISHVDPRYLSGIGTLLSATALYGFSRITVPEDPASILGSSPANPLGGGVDYWTQLLPFIVLMAFGMGLNFVPLTLVAVHHLRLEDTGIGSGVLNTMQQVGGAVGLATLSTVSLHFTQDRAAELAPTLAAAAPGLDQEALTGLASLGAFTDGATMAFFTGALMMLAASTIVWLFLDVKHEELATDGPEGPTGAGVH; this is encoded by the coding sequence ATGGCGCTCGTGCTCATCTCGCTGGCGCAGCTGATGGTGGTGCTCGACTCCACCATCGCCAACATCGCCCTCCCCTTCATCGGCAACGACCTCGACATCGCCGACGCCAACCTCTCCTGGATCGTGACCGGCTATGCCCTGACCTTCGGCGGCTTCCTGCTGCTCGGCGGCCGGCTGGCCGACCTCTACGGCCGTCGTCGCGTCTTCATCATCGGCGTCCTCGTCTTCGCCCTCGCCTCGCTGATCGGTGGCGTCGCGCAGAACGAGTTCATGCTGCTCGCGGCGCGCGCCCTCCAGGGCACGGGCGCCGCCATGGCCTCCCCCGCCGCGCTGGCGCTGATCACCACCACGTTCCCGGCCGGCAAGGAGCGCAACCGCGCCTTCGCGGTCTATGCCGCCATGGCCGGGGTCGGGGCCGCGGTCGGCCTGCTCCTCGGCGGCTGGCTGACCGGTCTCGACTACCCGCTCGGCATCGCGGGCTGGCGCTACACGTTCCTGATCGTGGTGCCCATCGGGCTGGCGGCCGCCATCATGGCCCCGCGCTACTTCGACGAGTCGGAGCGCCACACCGGCTGGCTCGACATCCCGGGCGCGATCACCGGCACCGGCGGCCTGCTCGCCATCGTCTACGGCCTCTCCCGGGCAGGCGACGCGAGGCACGGCTGGACCGACACCACGACGATCATCAGCCTCCTCGGGGGCGTCGCCCTGCTCGGGGTCTTCCTGCTCGTCGAGTCGCGCGTCGAGCACCCGCTCATGCCGTTCCGGATCTTCCGCAACAAGAACCGGGCCGCGGCCTTCGCGGTCATGATGATCACCCCGGCTGCGATGTTCGCGATGTTCTTCTTCCTCTCGCTGTTCATCCAGAACGTCGTGGGCTACACCCCGATGCGGACGGGTGTGGCGTTCCTGCCGTTCTCGATCGCGATGATCATCTCCGCCACGGCCGCCTCCAAGCTGATCAGCCACGTCGACCCGCGCTACCTCTCCGGGATCGGCACCCTGCTGTCGGCGACCGCCCTCTACGGCTTCAGCCGCATCACCGTGCCGGAGGACCCGGCCTCGATCCTGGGCAGCAGCCCGGCCAACCCCCTCGGGGGAGGCGTGGACTACTGGACCCAGCTCCTGCCGTTCATCGTGCTGATGGCGTTCGGGATGGGGCTCAACTTCGTGCCGCTCACCCTCGTCGCCGTGCACCACCTGCGGCTCGAGGATACCGGCATCGGGTCCGGGGTGCTCAACACGATGCAGCAGGTCGGCGGCGCCGTCGGCCTCGCGACACTCAGCACCGTCTCCTTGCACTTCACCCAGGACCGCGCTGCCGAGCTCGCCCCGACGCTCGCCGCCGCGGCGCCCGGGCTCGACCAGGAAGCCCTGACCGGGCTGGCGAGCCTCGGCGCGTTCACCGACGGCGCGACGATGGCCTTCTTCACCGGCGCGCTGATGATGCTGGCCGCCTCGACGATCGTGTGGCTCTTCCTCGACGTCAAGCACGAGGAGCTCGCCACCGACGGTCCCGAGGGCCCCACAGGCGCCGGCGTCCATTGA
- the rplU gene encoding 50S ribosomal protein L21 yields the protein MYAVVRSGSKQQKVAVGDVIEIDKMDLKANTVGSTLSLPVLMVVDGEKVTATGLDKAAVTVEILGATKGPKIIIQKYKNKTGYKKRQGHRQKYTQVKVTDISL from the coding sequence GTGTACGCAGTCGTGCGCAGTGGCAGCAAGCAGCAGAAGGTTGCTGTTGGCGACGTCATCGAGATCGACAAGATGGACCTGAAGGCCAACACGGTCGGCAGCACCCTGTCTCTCCCCGTGCTCATGGTCGTCGACGGCGAGAAGGTCACCGCGACCGGTCTCGACAAGGCCGCCGTGACCGTGGAGATCCTGGGGGCGACCAAGGGCCCCAAGATCATCATCCAGAAGTACAAGAACAAGACCGGCTACAAGAAGCGCCAGGGTCACCGCCAGAAGTACACCCAGGTCAAGGTCACCGACATCTCCCTCTGA
- a CDS encoding methionine synthase: MSLATGIGSMPGDDDRDYAEAVRVALGELPDLPFVPEVPGRGVAAGMIGRALAVVDGLGIDLQPAGWRLTDASGVDHRRARSLLAQDLDQVEEQAQGRTGIFKTQVAGPWTLAATVEKPRGDKVLSDHGARRELTQALAEGLRTHVADLRRRLPGVERLVVQVDEPMLPAVMNAAVPTASGFGRHRTVHPPEASAALETVLGAISEAGAEPWVHSCAPGVPWGMLAGAGARGLLVDHDLLGPADLDALAQALDDGLVVGLGVVPSTDPVAIPTDAVLTERVLRWLDMLGLDAGEVGNRLVIAPACGLAGATRDWSRTALTLARSTAANLT, from the coding sequence GTGAGCCTGGCCACCGGCATCGGATCGATGCCCGGCGACGACGACCGTGACTACGCCGAGGCCGTCCGCGTCGCCCTCGGGGAGCTGCCGGACCTGCCGTTCGTGCCCGAGGTCCCCGGTCGTGGGGTCGCTGCCGGCATGATCGGGCGCGCCCTGGCGGTCGTCGACGGCCTGGGCATCGACCTGCAGCCGGCCGGCTGGCGCCTGACCGACGCCTCGGGAGTCGACCACCGACGGGCCCGGTCGCTGCTGGCCCAGGACCTCGACCAGGTGGAGGAGCAGGCGCAGGGACGGACCGGTATCTTCAAGACCCAGGTGGCCGGACCGTGGACGCTCGCCGCGACGGTGGAGAAGCCGCGCGGTGACAAGGTGCTCTCCGACCACGGAGCGCGACGCGAGCTGACGCAGGCCCTGGCCGAGGGGCTGCGCACGCACGTGGCCGACCTCCGCCGCCGGCTTCCCGGCGTCGAGCGCCTGGTCGTCCAGGTGGACGAACCCATGCTGCCAGCGGTGATGAACGCCGCGGTCCCGACCGCCTCCGGCTTCGGCCGGCATCGCACCGTCCATCCGCCCGAGGCCTCGGCCGCCCTCGAGACGGTCCTCGGAGCCATCAGCGAAGCCGGTGCGGAGCCCTGGGTCCACTCGTGCGCACCGGGCGTTCCCTGGGGCATGCTCGCAGGTGCCGGGGCCCGAGGGCTGCTCGTCGACCACGACCTGCTCGGCCCGGCCGACCTCGACGCCCTGGCTCAGGCGCTGGACGACGGGCTGGTCGTCGGGCTCGGGGTGGTGCCGTCGACCGACCCCGTCGCCATACCGACCGATGCGGTCCTCACCGAGCGCGTGCTGCGCTGGCTCGACATGCTCGGCCTCGACGCCGGCGAGGTGGGGAACAGGCTCGTGATCGCTCCCGCCTGTGGTCTCGCTGGCGCCACGCGTGACTGGTCGCGGACCGCCCTGACGCTGGCCCGCAGCACAGCCGCCAACCTGACCTGA
- a CDS encoding cysteine desulfurase family protein has translation MTMPPGPPVYLDHAATTPMLPAAIEALTQRLAQVGNANSLHASGRGARRVVEESRETIARALGARPADVVFTAGGTESDNLALKGIFWARRAEDPRRVRILASAIEHHAVLDPLVWLAEAEDAEVELIGVDAQARLQVDALRTAIERDPASVALISVMWANNEVGTLQPLDEVVALAAEHGIPVHTDAVQAIGAVPVDFAASGVDALSLTGHKVGGPYGVGALVVRRDLQVSALVHGGGQERDIRSGTLDPPAIAGLAAAVEASVKTQAEHAERIGSLRDQLVRRVIEVVPDAHLHGHPVDRLPGNAHLGFPGCEGDSLLMLLDARGIECSTGSACSAGVPQPSHVLLAMGCDPDQARHSLRFSLGHTSTEADVDALVEAIGPVVERARAAKAGVR, from the coding sequence ATGACCATGCCACCCGGGCCGCCCGTCTACCTCGACCACGCCGCGACGACGCCGATGCTCCCCGCCGCGATCGAGGCGCTCACCCAGCGGCTGGCGCAGGTCGGCAACGCCAACTCGCTGCACGCCTCGGGCCGAGGCGCCCGTCGGGTCGTGGAGGAGTCTCGCGAGACCATCGCCCGCGCCCTGGGGGCCAGGCCCGCCGACGTCGTCTTCACGGCGGGCGGGACCGAGTCGGACAACCTGGCGCTCAAGGGGATCTTCTGGGCCCGTCGTGCCGAGGACCCCCGCCGGGTCCGCATCCTCGCGTCCGCGATCGAGCACCACGCCGTCCTCGACCCGCTGGTCTGGCTCGCCGAGGCGGAGGACGCCGAGGTGGAGCTGATCGGAGTGGACGCACAAGCCCGGCTGCAGGTCGACGCGCTCCGGACGGCGATCGAGCGTGACCCTGCGTCGGTGGCCCTGATCTCGGTCATGTGGGCCAACAACGAGGTCGGCACTCTCCAACCGCTCGACGAGGTCGTCGCCCTGGCAGCCGAGCACGGCATCCCGGTCCACACCGACGCGGTGCAGGCCATCGGCGCCGTACCCGTCGACTTCGCCGCGTCCGGCGTCGACGCGCTGAGCCTGACCGGTCACAAGGTGGGCGGTCCCTATGGGGTCGGTGCTCTCGTCGTCCGCCGTGACCTGCAGGTCTCGGCGCTGGTCCACGGCGGTGGGCAGGAGCGCGACATCCGCAGCGGCACCCTCGACCCGCCGGCGATCGCCGGGCTGGCGGCGGCCGTGGAGGCATCCGTCAAGACGCAGGCCGAGCACGCCGAGCGGATCGGCTCACTGCGCGACCAGCTGGTGCGGCGAGTGATCGAGGTCGTCCCCGATGCACACCTCCACGGACACCCGGTGGATCGTCTTCCGGGCAACGCCCACCTGGGGTTTCCCGGTTGCGAGGGCGACTCGCTGCTGATGCTGCTCGATGCCCGGGGCATCGAGTGTTCGACGGGTTCAGCCTGCAGCGCCGGCGTGCCGCAGCCGTCCCACGTCCTGCTGGCGATGGGTTGTGACCCCGACCAGGCACGTCACTCGCTGCGTTTCTCGCTCGGCCACACCTCCACGGAGGCCGACGTCGACGCGTTGGTCGAGGCGATCGGTCCCGTGGTCGAGCGCGCCCGCGCGGCCAAGGCGGGCGTGCGCTGA
- the proB gene encoding glutamate 5-kinase, with the protein MSDRTDLVGRSRRIVVKVGSSSLTSASGGIDPERVRRLVDVLATTRASGAEVVLVSSGAIAAGLSPLGLTKRPRSLAAQQAAASVGQGLLAHRYQEEFDRHGLVTGQVLLTVDDVIRRAHYRNAYQTFAKLLELGVLPIVNENDTVATSEIRFGDNDRLAALVAHLVHADLLLLLSDVDGLYDGPPSSPGTRLVPAVRSEADLAAVRIGSTGAAGLGTGGMATKLDAARIATGAGIPVILTSAEQSGAALAGDEVGTVFWPTGKRRPTRLLWLAHASEPKGSLVLDPGAVRAVAERRASLLAAGITGVTGAFDAGDPVSLVDPAGVEVARGLVNFDADELPGLLGRSSQDLKRELGSAYEREVVHRDDLVVL; encoded by the coding sequence GTGAGCGACCGCACCGACCTGGTGGGTCGGTCGCGCCGGATCGTGGTCAAGGTCGGCTCGTCGTCGCTCACCTCGGCCTCCGGCGGGATCGATCCGGAGCGCGTCCGCCGCCTCGTCGACGTGCTGGCCACCACTCGGGCAAGCGGCGCCGAGGTGGTGCTCGTGTCCTCGGGAGCGATCGCGGCCGGACTCTCGCCGCTGGGGCTGACCAAGCGTCCGCGCTCGCTCGCCGCCCAGCAGGCTGCTGCGTCCGTCGGGCAGGGGCTGCTGGCCCACCGCTACCAGGAGGAGTTCGACCGGCACGGTCTCGTCACCGGTCAGGTGCTGCTCACTGTCGACGACGTCATCCGGCGGGCCCACTACCGCAACGCCTACCAGACGTTCGCCAAGCTGCTCGAGCTCGGCGTGCTCCCGATCGTCAACGAGAACGACACCGTCGCCACCTCCGAGATCCGCTTCGGCGACAACGACCGGCTGGCAGCGCTCGTCGCGCACCTGGTCCACGCCGACCTGCTCCTCCTCCTCTCCGACGTCGACGGGCTCTATGACGGCCCGCCGTCGAGCCCCGGCACACGGCTGGTCCCGGCGGTGCGCTCGGAGGCCGACCTGGCGGCCGTCCGGATCGGGTCCACGGGCGCCGCCGGCCTGGGCACCGGGGGGATGGCGACCAAGCTGGACGCAGCCCGGATCGCCACCGGCGCCGGGATCCCCGTGATCCTCACCTCCGCCGAACAGTCCGGGGCCGCGCTCGCGGGCGACGAGGTCGGCACGGTCTTCTGGCCGACCGGCAAGCGCCGCCCGACCCGGCTGCTCTGGCTCGCGCACGCCAGCGAGCCCAAGGGCTCCCTCGTCCTCGATCCCGGCGCAGTCAGGGCCGTTGCCGAGCGCCGAGCCTCCCTCCTCGCAGCGGGGATCACGGGCGTCACCGGCGCCTTCGACGCCGGCGACCCGGTCTCGCTCGTCGACCCGGCAGGGGTCGAGGTGGCGCGGGGCCTGGTGAACTTCGATGCCGACGAGCTGCCGGGGCTGCTCGGACGATCGAGCCAGGACCTGAAGCGCGAGCTGGGGTCGGCATACGAGCGCGAGGTCGTGCACCGCGACGACCTCGTCGTCCTCTGA
- a CDS encoding alpha/beta hydrolase, which yields MPSPTLSSYGGPTSPDALVLMLHGGRPHSQEPVGGRSASWLRSAWMARSIAGDLGRAGVGVSLLRYRQRGWNGGAGATADARWALDELRAAHGGVPVVVLGHSMGARVAVHVADDPSVVGVVGLAPWWSAQDPVRTLAGRSLVAAHGRADRITSFTETERYVRRARTVATSAELVDMGRLGHYLLGEAGRWNGVAVDSSLQALGISVG from the coding sequence GTGCCCTCCCCGACCCTGAGCTCCTACGGCGGACCGACGAGCCCCGACGCGCTCGTCCTGATGCTCCACGGCGGCCGGCCCCACTCGCAGGAGCCGGTCGGTGGCCGGAGCGCGTCCTGGCTGCGATCGGCCTGGATGGCCCGCTCCATCGCCGGTGACCTCGGCCGGGCAGGGGTCGGGGTGTCGCTGCTCCGCTATCGCCAGCGTGGGTGGAACGGCGGAGCCGGGGCGACCGCGGACGCACGCTGGGCGCTGGACGAGCTGCGGGCAGCCCACGGCGGTGTGCCGGTCGTCGTCCTCGGGCACTCGATGGGTGCGCGGGTCGCCGTACACGTCGCCGACGACCCGTCGGTCGTGGGTGTCGTGGGGCTCGCGCCGTGGTGGTCGGCCCAGGACCCGGTGCGCACGCTGGCCGGGCGCTCACTGGTCGCCGCCCACGGCCGGGCAGACCGGATCACCTCGTTCACCGAGACCGAGCGCTACGTCCGGCGCGCCCGAACCGTCGCCACCAGCGCGGAGCTGGTCGACATGGGCCGGCTGGGCCACTACCTCCTCGGCGAGGCAGGTCGGTGGAACGGCGTCGCCGTCGACTCCTCGCTGCAGGCGCTCGGCATCAGCGTCGGCTGA
- the rpmA gene encoding 50S ribosomal protein L27: MAHKKGAASTKNGRDSNSQRLGVKRFGGQAVNAGEIIVRQRGTHFHPGSGVGRGGDDTLFALIAGAVEFGTKRGRKVVNIVPGE, from the coding sequence ATGGCACACAAGAAGGGCGCCGCGTCCACCAAGAACGGCCGCGACTCAAACAGCCAGCGCCTCGGTGTGAAGCGCTTCGGTGGCCAGGCGGTCAACGCCGGCGAGATCATCGTGCGTCAGCGTGGCACCCACTTCCACCCGGGTTCGGGTGTCGGGCGGGGCGGCGACGACACGCTCTTCGCGCTGATCGCCGGTGCCGTGGAGTTCGGCACCAAGCGCGGCCGCAAGGTCGTCAACATCGTGCCTGGCGAGTGA
- the mnmA gene encoding tRNA 2-thiouridine(34) synthase MnmA encodes MKVLAAMSGGVDSAVAAARAVAAGHDVTGIHLALSRNPKSYRTGARGCCTIEDSNDARRAADVIGIPFYVWDLSDAFHEEVVEDFMAEYAAGRTPNPCLRCNEKIKFAAVLDRGMALGFDAVATGHYAQLRTGDDGMIEMHRALDHAKDQSYVLGVLTQEQLAHSLFPLGDTTKDVVRREAADRGLLVADKPDSHDICFIADGDNAGWLREKLGDRNPNTGGDIVDSATGEVLGHHEGTVGFTIGQRRGLRLGVPAPDGKPRFVLDIEPVSGTVSVGPRAGLQIDRITGIRPRWCGTVPEVLDGPAVTVQLRAHGAEHRAVVAVRPAGASSEGAPMGVASDGSGSGSVEIELLEPAEGIAPGQAAVIYDGSRVVGSATISGTGRSHALAQTLQRVAT; translated from the coding sequence ATGAAGGTCCTGGCCGCCATGTCGGGCGGGGTCGACTCGGCCGTTGCTGCCGCGCGCGCGGTCGCGGCCGGTCACGACGTCACCGGCATCCACCTCGCGCTGTCGCGCAACCCGAAGTCCTACCGCACCGGCGCCCGCGGCTGCTGCACGATCGAGGACAGCAACGACGCACGCCGGGCCGCCGACGTGATCGGCATCCCGTTCTATGTCTGGGACCTCTCCGACGCCTTCCACGAGGAGGTCGTCGAGGACTTCATGGCCGAGTACGCCGCCGGCAGGACCCCCAACCCGTGCCTGCGCTGCAACGAGAAGATCAAGTTCGCGGCGGTGCTGGACCGGGGGATGGCGCTCGGCTTCGACGCGGTCGCCACGGGGCACTACGCCCAGCTCCGCACCGGTGACGACGGGATGATCGAGATGCACCGCGCCCTCGACCACGCCAAGGACCAGTCCTACGTCCTCGGTGTCCTGACCCAGGAGCAGCTTGCGCACTCGCTCTTCCCGCTGGGTGACACCACCAAGGACGTCGTACGCCGCGAAGCAGCCGATCGGGGCCTGCTGGTCGCCGACAAGCCCGACTCCCACGACATCTGCTTCATCGCCGACGGTGACAACGCAGGCTGGCTGCGGGAGAAGCTGGGCGACCGCAACCCCAATACCGGCGGCGACATCGTCGACTCCGCGACGGGTGAGGTGCTCGGACACCACGAGGGCACGGTCGGCTTCACCATCGGGCAGCGGCGCGGGCTGCGGCTCGGGGTGCCTGCCCCCGACGGCAAGCCGCGGTTCGTGCTCGACATCGAACCTGTCTCCGGGACGGTCTCGGTCGGACCGCGCGCCGGGCTGCAGATCGACCGGATCACCGGCATCCGGCCCCGCTGGTGCGGCACCGTGCCCGAGGTCCTCGACGGTCCCGCGGTGACGGTCCAGCTGCGGGCCCACGGAGCGGAGCACCGGGCGGTCGTCGCCGTACGACCCGCCGGAGCGTCATCCGAAGGTGCACCCATGGGCGTGGCCTCGGACGGATCAGGGAGCGGCTCCGTCGAGATCGAGCTGCTCGAGCCGGCCGAGGGCATCGCGCCCGGACAGGCCGCCGTGATCTATGACGGCAGCAGGGTCGTCGGGTCGGCCACCATCAGTGGCACCGGTCGCAGCCACGCGCTGGCCCAGACCCTGCAGCGGGTCGCCACGTGA
- the obgE gene encoding GTPase ObgE, whose translation MAVPTFVDQVTLHISAGRGGNGVASVHREKFKPLGGPDGGNGGPGGSVILRVDPDVTTLIDFHHGNHRKAEHGGHGAGAHRNGGHGADLILPVPDGTLVKRLDGEVLGDMVGAGTEMVIAQGGRGGLGNAALASSKRKAPGFALLGEPGDEIDVRLELKVVADVGLVGFPSAGKSSLIAAMSRARPKIADYPFTTLVPNLGVVRAGEVTFTVADVPGLIEGAADGRGLGHDFLRHIERCAALVHVVDTATIEPGRNPLDDLDVIENELSRYGGLEDRPRLVALNKVDVPDGSQIADMVRDDLAERGMRVFAVSAASGEGLQALTYAMADIVAQARAAVPVVEATRIVLRPTAVDGGGEFEITESPEGWRVRGPKPERWVRQTDFSNEEAVGFLADRLNRIGIEDRLVKLGAQEGDAVIIGQEGNAVVFDFKPSVEAGAEMLGRRGEDERLREERPSATRRRDIQEQMPERSENETRADVARRIDRSGKAAPKQTNSSGIGPMSYEIGSKDDPDRDGEE comes from the coding sequence ATGGCAGTACCCACCTTCGTCGACCAGGTCACGCTGCACATCAGCGCCGGCCGAGGAGGCAACGGTGTCGCGTCGGTCCACCGGGAGAAGTTCAAGCCTCTCGGCGGTCCCGACGGCGGCAACGGCGGCCCCGGCGGCTCGGTGATCCTGCGCGTGGACCCCGACGTCACCACGCTGATCGACTTCCACCACGGCAACCACCGCAAGGCCGAGCACGGGGGGCACGGAGCCGGCGCGCACCGCAACGGTGGTCACGGTGCCGACCTGATCCTTCCCGTTCCCGACGGCACGCTGGTCAAGCGTCTCGACGGCGAGGTGCTCGGTGACATGGTCGGAGCCGGCACCGAGATGGTGATCGCCCAGGGCGGGCGCGGCGGCCTGGGCAATGCTGCCCTGGCGAGCAGCAAGCGCAAGGCTCCCGGTTTCGCCCTGCTCGGCGAGCCGGGCGACGAGATCGATGTCCGCCTCGAGCTCAAGGTCGTGGCAGACGTCGGCCTCGTCGGCTTCCCGAGCGCCGGCAAGTCCTCGCTGATCGCGGCGATGTCGCGAGCCCGGCCCAAGATCGCCGACTACCCGTTCACCACGCTGGTTCCCAACCTGGGCGTCGTCCGAGCCGGTGAGGTCACCTTCACCGTCGCCGACGTGCCCGGCCTGATCGAGGGTGCAGCCGACGGGCGCGGTCTCGGCCACGACTTCCTGCGTCACATCGAGCGGTGCGCCGCGCTCGTCCATGTCGTCGACACGGCCACCATCGAGCCCGGACGCAACCCGCTCGACGACCTCGACGTGATCGAGAACGAGCTGAGCAGGTATGGCGGGCTCGAGGACCGGCCGCGCCTGGTGGCCCTGAACAAGGTCGACGTCCCCGACGGCAGCCAGATCGCCGACATGGTCCGCGACGACCTGGCCGAGCGTGGGATGCGGGTCTTCGCCGTCAGTGCTGCCTCCGGTGAGGGGCTCCAAGCCCTGACCTATGCGATGGCCGACATCGTCGCGCAGGCCCGGGCGGCGGTCCCTGTCGTCGAGGCCACCCGGATCGTGCTGCGCCCCACCGCCGTCGACGGCGGTGGCGAGTTCGAGATCACCGAGTCCCCCGAGGGGTGGCGCGTGCGCGGTCCCAAGCCGGAGCGCTGGGTGCGTCAGACCGACTTCAGCAACGAGGAGGCAGTGGGCTTCCTGGCCGACCGGCTCAACCGGATCGGCATCGAGGACCGGCTGGTCAAGCTGGGCGCCCAGGAGGGCGACGCGGTGATCATCGGCCAGGAGGGCAACGCGGTCGTGTTCGACTTCAAGCCCAGCGTCGAGGCCGGCGCCGAGATGCTCGGTCGGCGTGGCGAGGACGAGCGGTTGCGTGAGGAGCGGCCCTCCGCGACCCGCCGCCGCGACATCCAGGAGCAGATGCCGGAGCGGTCGGAGAACGAGACCCGCGCCGACGTCGCGCGCCGCATCGACAGGTCCGGCAAGGCAGCGCCCAAGCAGACCAACAGCTCGGGCATCGGCCCGATGTCCTACGAGATCGGCTCGAAGGACGACCCCGACCGGGACGGCGAGGAGTGA